A window of Hippoglossus stenolepis isolate QCI-W04-F060 chromosome 18, HSTE1.2, whole genome shotgun sequence contains these coding sequences:
- the zgc:56235 gene encoding voltage-dependent anion-selective channel protein 2-like isoform X2, with product MAVPPSYSDLGKSAKDIFSKGYGFGIVKLDLKTKSQSGVEFNTSGSSNTDTGKAAGSLETKYKMKELGLSFNQKWNTDNTLATEVTVEDQLTQGLKVALETSFVPNTGKKSGKLKTAYKRDYVNLGSDVDFEGPIIHATAVLGYEGWLAGYQMAFDTAKSKLAQNNFALGYRAGDFQLHTNVNDGTEFGGSIYQKVNDELETAVTLAWTAGSNNTRFGIAAKYKLDKDASLSAKVNNASLIGVGYTQSLRPGVKVTLSALIDGKNFNAGGHKVGMGFELEA from the exons ATGGCTGTCCCTCCTTCATACTCAGACCTGGGCAAATCTGCCAAGGATATATTCAGCAAGGGCTATG GCTTTGGCATCGTGAAGCTGGATCTCAAGACCAAATCACAAAGTGGAGTG GAGTTCAACACATCTGGCTCCagtaacacagacacagggaaggCCGCAGGAAGCCTGGAGACCAAATACAAGATGAAGGAGCTGGGCCTGAGCTTCAACCAGAAGTGgaacacagacaacacactgGCTACTGAAGTGACTGTAGAGGACCAG CTGACTCAAGGACTGAAGGTTGCCTTGGAGACGTCTTTTGTACCAAACACAGG TAAGAAAAGTGGGAAGCTGAAGACGGCATACAAGCGTGACTACGTCAACCTGGGTTCTGACGTCGACTTCGAGGGTCCCATCATCCACGCCACCGCTGTGCTGGGCTACGAGGGCTGGCTGGCCGGCTACCAGATGGCCTTCGACACAGCCAAGTCCAAACTGGCCCAGAACAACTTCGCCCTGGGATACAGGGCTGGAGACTTCCAGCTGCACACCAATGT TAATGACGGGACCGAGTTTGGCGGCTCCATCTACCAGAAGGTGAACGACGAGCTGGAGACGGCGGTCACTCTGGCCTGGACCGCCGGCAGTAACAACACTCGCTTCGGTATCGCTGCCAAATATAAGCTGGACAAAGAcgcctctctgtct GCCAAAGTGAACAATGCCAGTCTGATCGGAGTAGGCTACACCCAGAGCCTTCGGCCAG GCGTGAAGGTCACCCTCTCCGCTCTGATCGACGGGAAGAACTTCAATGCCGGTGGACACAAAGTCGGCATGGGCTTCGAGCTGGAGGCATAA
- the zgc:56235 gene encoding voltage-dependent anion-selective channel protein 2-like isoform X1 yields the protein MAVPPSYSDLGKSAKDIFSKGYGFGIVKLDLKTKSQSGVMEFNTSGSSNTDTGKAAGSLETKYKMKELGLSFNQKWNTDNTLATEVTVEDQLTQGLKVALETSFVPNTGKKSGKLKTAYKRDYVNLGSDVDFEGPIIHATAVLGYEGWLAGYQMAFDTAKSKLAQNNFALGYRAGDFQLHTNVNDGTEFGGSIYQKVNDELETAVTLAWTAGSNNTRFGIAAKYKLDKDASLSAKVNNASLIGVGYTQSLRPGVKVTLSALIDGKNFNAGGHKVGMGFELEA from the exons ATGGCTGTCCCTCCTTCATACTCAGACCTGGGCAAATCTGCCAAGGATATATTCAGCAAGGGCTATG GCTTTGGCATCGTGAAGCTGGATCTCAAGACCAAATCACAAAGTGGAGTG ATG GAGTTCAACACATCTGGCTCCagtaacacagacacagggaaggCCGCAGGAAGCCTGGAGACCAAATACAAGATGAAGGAGCTGGGCCTGAGCTTCAACCAGAAGTGgaacacagacaacacactgGCTACTGAAGTGACTGTAGAGGACCAG CTGACTCAAGGACTGAAGGTTGCCTTGGAGACGTCTTTTGTACCAAACACAGG TAAGAAAAGTGGGAAGCTGAAGACGGCATACAAGCGTGACTACGTCAACCTGGGTTCTGACGTCGACTTCGAGGGTCCCATCATCCACGCCACCGCTGTGCTGGGCTACGAGGGCTGGCTGGCCGGCTACCAGATGGCCTTCGACACAGCCAAGTCCAAACTGGCCCAGAACAACTTCGCCCTGGGATACAGGGCTGGAGACTTCCAGCTGCACACCAATGT TAATGACGGGACCGAGTTTGGCGGCTCCATCTACCAGAAGGTGAACGACGAGCTGGAGACGGCGGTCACTCTGGCCTGGACCGCCGGCAGTAACAACACTCGCTTCGGTATCGCTGCCAAATATAAGCTGGACAAAGAcgcctctctgtct GCCAAAGTGAACAATGCCAGTCTGATCGGAGTAGGCTACACCCAGAGCCTTCGGCCAG GCGTGAAGGTCACCCTCTCCGCTCTGATCGACGGGAAGAACTTCAATGCCGGTGGACACAAAGTCGGCATGGGCTTCGAGCTGGAGGCATAA